A section of the Paenibacillus yonginensis genome encodes:
- a CDS encoding carbon-nitrogen hydrolase family protein — protein MKLRVSAVQYHLHTIHSFDEFAEQAEHYIKTAAEFGTEFILFPEFLTTQLLSIGNGQGQALEIGDLPDFTGPYRELFSRLAARENMHIIAGTHVIRRNGKLYNTAHLFYPDGRVGEQAKLHITPTEVDEWNITPGEGLEIFETEKGKIAVLTCYDIEFPEIVRMARAKGANVIFSPSCTDDRHGFYRVRYTSHARAVENEVYVVSTGTVGALQTVDFMRANFGQAAVITPNDIPFPPRGILAEGEINQDMIVTADLDLDLLEQVRKKGSVSTWRDRRTDLYPDWKA, from the coding sequence ATGAAACTGAGAGTTTCTGCTGTTCAATACCATCTGCACACCATCCATTCTTTCGATGAATTCGCTGAGCAAGCTGAACATTATATAAAAACCGCCGCAGAATTCGGTACTGAATTTATCTTGTTCCCCGAATTCCTGACGACTCAATTGCTGTCCATCGGTAATGGACAAGGACAAGCGCTGGAAATCGGCGACCTGCCGGATTTCACCGGGCCTTACCGCGAGCTGTTCAGCAGGCTGGCTGCCCGCGAGAACATGCATATTATCGCCGGTACCCACGTCATCCGCAGAAACGGCAAGCTGTACAATACAGCCCACCTCTTCTATCCTGATGGCCGCGTTGGCGAACAAGCCAAGCTGCATATCACACCAACCGAAGTTGACGAGTGGAACATTACTCCGGGTGAAGGGCTGGAAATTTTCGAGACGGAGAAAGGCAAAATAGCCGTGCTCACCTGCTATGATATCGAGTTCCCCGAAATTGTCCGTATGGCACGCGCCAAAGGAGCTAATGTGATCTTCAGTCCGTCCTGCACAGACGACCGTCACGGCTTCTACCGGGTCCGATATACCAGCCACGCCCGGGCCGTAGAGAACGAAGTCTATGTCGTTTCTACCGGGACGGTCGGTGCGCTTCAGACGGTGGACTTCATGCGCGCCAATTTCGGCCAGGCCGCGGTTATTACGCCGAACGACATTCCGTTCCCGCCGCGCGGCATCCTTGCTGAAGGCGAAATCAACCAGGATATGATCGTGACGGCCGACCTCGATCTGGATCTGCTCGAGCAGGTCCGCAAGAAAGGCTCCGTCAGCACCTGGCGTGACCGCCGGACCGATCTTTATCCGGATTGGAAGGCTTGA
- a CDS encoding response regulator transcription factor: protein MNTTLNSYCKVLIVDDEMLVRQGIKHLFDWESEGFTIIGEASNGKEALEQIGLLQPHILLMDIVMPVMDGEELARQIQSRHPEVKIVVLSSFSEFEFVRSTFQSGASDYILKPKLDAGELLGLLKKVASTIPGLQEAEQPGAEGRWLEAALDKLVSGYPLDNDSVRERMLSAFGRSSFALLSMERLGSQAERSSEEFQHAAEALLESLIRRGNLPLEFRPLSQEDGRLRWLWNADERFFGPEGSAGPAAEVLQQLVKSCELEGLPAAAALSAPFRELEALHEAAEQIPVLLEKRFFLPGEQVFVAGERTVKPLDSLAFDGEAFSRELNGQEFQAAFTRLRGYLAAVPGRLDIGMYEFKSWMGHCVFNIILALLRFQYEARRLEDRKYEYFRSIHESADIHEASRLIEAFLAEAEECILQRARPAGSPAVQRILEYIQEHYAEPLTLTEIAHHFHFNPSYLSNYFATHNKEGFSEYLNKVRIEQACELLRRGDMPISDISSQVGYSEHSYFTKVFRKQKGLSPSQYRKQFMEGHL from the coding sequence ATGAATACGACTTTGAATTCTTATTGCAAAGTGTTGATTGTAGATGATGAAATGCTGGTACGCCAGGGCATCAAACATCTGTTTGACTGGGAGAGCGAAGGTTTTACGATCATTGGCGAAGCTTCCAACGGAAAGGAGGCCTTGGAGCAAATCGGCCTGCTGCAGCCCCATATTCTGCTCATGGACATCGTTATGCCTGTAATGGATGGGGAAGAGCTGGCCCGCCAGATCCAGAGCCGGCATCCGGAAGTCAAAATCGTGGTGCTCAGCAGCTTCAGCGAATTTGAGTTCGTTCGTTCGACCTTTCAAAGCGGCGCCTCGGATTATATTCTTAAACCCAAGCTGGATGCGGGAGAGCTGCTTGGTCTATTAAAAAAAGTGGCCAGCACCATACCCGGACTCCAGGAAGCCGAACAGCCGGGGGCCGAAGGCCGATGGCTTGAAGCAGCTCTTGATAAGCTGGTGTCCGGTTATCCGCTCGATAACGATTCTGTACGCGAACGGATGCTGAGCGCCTTTGGCCGGTCTTCTTTTGCTTTACTGAGCATGGAGCGGTTGGGCAGTCAAGCCGAACGTTCGTCCGAGGAGTTCCAGCATGCGGCTGAAGCCTTGCTGGAATCGCTGATCCGAAGAGGAAATCTCCCTTTGGAGTTTCGTCCGTTAAGTCAGGAGGATGGCCGCCTCCGGTGGTTATGGAATGCCGATGAACGTTTCTTCGGCCCAGAGGGCTCGGCAGGCCCGGCAGCGGAGGTGCTGCAGCAGCTGGTGAAGAGCTGCGAACTCGAGGGGCTGCCTGCAGCCGCTGCGCTCAGTGCCCCTTTTCGCGAGCTGGAAGCACTTCACGAGGCTGCCGAGCAAATCCCGGTTTTGCTGGAGAAACGGTTTTTCCTCCCGGGTGAACAGGTGTTTGTGGCCGGGGAGCGGACCGTTAAGCCGCTGGATTCCCTGGCTTTTGATGGCGAAGCATTTAGCCGGGAGCTGAACGGGCAGGAATTCCAGGCCGCATTTACCCGGCTGCGCGGTTATCTGGCAGCGGTCCCCGGCAGGCTGGACATCGGGATGTATGAATTTAAATCTTGGATGGGGCACTGCGTCTTCAACATTATACTTGCGCTGCTTCGCTTTCAGTATGAGGCCCGCAGGCTGGAGGACCGGAAATACGAATATTTCCGCAGCATTCACGAATCGGCTGATATTCATGAAGCGTCCAGGCTGATCGAAGCTTTCCTCGCGGAAGCGGAAGAGTGTATCCTGCAGCGGGCTCGTCCAGCAGGCAGTCCGGCGGTCCAGCGGATTCTGGAATACATCCAGGAGCATTACGCAGAACCGCTGACGCTGACGGAGATTGCCCATCATTTTCATTTCAACCCGTCTTATTTATCCAATTATTTCGCCACCCATAATAAAGAAGGTTTCAGCGAATATCTGAACAAGGTACGGATTGAACAGGCTTGTGAGCTGTTAAGGCGGGGGGATATGCCGATTTCCGACATCAGCAGCCAGGTCGGGTATTCCGAGCACAGCTATTTCACCAAAGTATTCCGCAAGCAGAAAGGGCTGTCTCCAAGCCAATACCGCAAACAATTCATGGAAGGACATCTATAA
- a CDS encoding carbohydrate ABC transporter permease has product MKSESAVRRRPNGALTGWLFIIVAVVLICTFYFYPMIQALLLSFKTGTGANIHFNGIDNYKRLFTDKVFITALKNTCIFLVIQVPIMILLSIFISVLLNDSKLKFKGFFRTAIFLPSVTSLVAYSVVFKYMFGTDGLVNLALTNMHLISAPIQWITDPFWAKITIIIAITWRWTGYNMIFYLSGLQNIDSSIYEAARIDGASAFRQFRSITIPLLKPIILFTSITSTIGTLQLFDEVMNITKGGPGNATMSISQYIYNLSFKYTPDFGYAATVSYTIVILIVLLSIIQFKVAGDRK; this is encoded by the coding sequence ATGAAAAGCGAATCCGCAGTTCGCCGCCGCCCTAACGGCGCTTTGACCGGCTGGCTGTTTATCATTGTTGCGGTTGTTTTAATCTGTACGTTTTATTTCTATCCGATGATCCAGGCGCTGTTATTGTCGTTCAAGACGGGAACGGGCGCCAATATTCATTTCAACGGGATAGACAACTATAAACGGTTGTTCACCGACAAGGTTTTTATCACCGCCTTAAAAAATACATGCATCTTCCTGGTTATCCAGGTGCCGATCATGATTTTGTTGTCCATTTTTATTTCCGTGCTGCTGAATGACAGCAAGCTGAAATTCAAGGGATTTTTCCGTACTGCCATCTTCCTGCCGAGCGTGACCTCTCTGGTTGCTTATTCGGTCGTGTTCAAATATATGTTTGGCACCGACGGGCTGGTGAATCTGGCTTTGACCAACATGCACCTGATTTCCGCGCCGATTCAATGGATCACCGATCCGTTCTGGGCTAAGATCACCATCATTATCGCCATCACCTGGCGCTGGACCGGCTATAACATGATCTTTTATCTTTCGGGCCTGCAAAATATCGACAGCTCCATTTACGAAGCCGCCCGGATTGACGGGGCCTCCGCCTTCCGCCAGTTCCGTTCGATCACGATTCCGCTGCTAAAGCCCATCATTCTGTTTACTTCCATCACGTCAACGATTGGTACGCTGCAGCTGTTCGACGAGGTTATGAACATCACGAAGGGCGGTCCCGGCAATGCGACCATGTCCATTTCGCAATATATCTATAATTTGTCGTTTAAATACACGCCGGACTTTGGGTATGCGGCAACCGTGTCCTATACGATCGTTATCCTGATCGTGCTGCTGTCCATCATCCAGTTTAAAGTGGCAGGTGACAGAAAATGA
- a CDS encoding carbohydrate ABC transporter permease — MTKFKRFWMYVFLSLAAAVSIFPFLWILVSSTNLSKDVSNGRLLPGAQLIRNFQHLTEQINLGQALWNSGRIAVITTVLALLVASLAGYGFEIYRSRAKDIVFNILLLSMMIPFASLMVPLYRMFAQFSGSVPFIGVDTVASVILPTFTTAFLIFFFRQSTKMFPKELLEAGRIDGLSELGLFFRVYLPTMKTTYAAGAIITFMSSWNNYLWPLVVLQSPEKRTIPLLISNLGSSYSPDYGMIMVAIVISTLPTALVFFLMQKHFVAGMTGSVK; from the coding sequence ATGACCAAATTCAAACGTTTCTGGATGTACGTGTTTCTGAGCCTGGCAGCTGCCGTTTCCATCTTTCCGTTCCTTTGGATTCTCGTCAGCTCGACGAATCTGTCCAAAGATGTATCCAATGGCCGCCTGCTTCCAGGTGCGCAGCTGATCCGGAATTTCCAGCATTTAACCGAGCAGATCAATCTGGGTCAGGCGCTTTGGAATTCAGGCCGGATTGCCGTTATTACGACGGTGCTGGCGCTGCTGGTGGCCTCCCTGGCCGGATATGGCTTTGAGATTTACCGGAGCAGAGCGAAAGATATCGTATTCAACATTTTGCTCCTGTCCATGATGATTCCCTTTGCATCCCTTATGGTGCCTTTGTACCGGATGTTTGCACAGTTCTCCGGGAGTGTTCCTTTTATCGGCGTCGATACGGTAGCTTCGGTTATTCTGCCAACCTTCACGACGGCCTTCCTGATCTTTTTCTTCCGCCAAAGCACCAAAATGTTCCCAAAAGAGCTGCTGGAAGCAGGGCGGATTGACGGACTGAGCGAGCTTGGCTTGTTCTTCCGCGTGTATCTGCCGACGATGAAGACAACTTATGCGGCCGGTGCGATCATTACGTTCATGTCGAGCTGGAACAACTATTTATGGCCGCTCGTCGTCCTGCAGTCGCCGGAGAAGCGCACGATTCCGCTGCTCATTTCCAATCTTGGCTCGAGTTATTCGCCGGACTATGGGATGATCATGGTAGCTATTGTCATTTCGACGCTGCCGACGGCGCTGGTGTTCTTCCTGATGCAGAAGCATTTTGTCGCCGGTATGACGGGTTCTGTGAAATAA
- a CDS encoding extracellular solute-binding protein, producing MKKAFVLLLATFLLLTACSSKSDNSASGGSGGDSGQEISVWAWDPNFNIAAMKLAVEAYAKTDPDQKINVIEYAQDDIIQKLNTGLNSGTTNGLPNIVLIEDYRAQSFLKAYPDAFYDLSSVIKPGDFADYKIASSSLDGKQYGVPFDSGVAGLYVRTDYLQEAGYKAADLTNIDWDRYIEIAKDVKAKTGHDMLTQDPNDLGLIRMMIQSAGSWYTKEDGSTPDLKDNAALKDAFQTYKALMESDTVKITSDWSQFLAGFNSGDVASVPTGNWITPSVKAEASQSGKWAIVPMPKLKNTSSSVNATNIGGSSWYVLNIPGKEKAAEFLQKTMGSDVALYQDMLKNVGVIGTLKAAGEGEAYKESDDFFGGQKTVEDFNKWTQQIPRVNYGMNTYAIEDILVSEMQNYLNGQDLDKVLADAQAQAESQLH from the coding sequence GTGAAAAAAGCATTTGTTCTTCTGCTCGCCACCTTTCTGCTGCTGACGGCCTGCTCCAGCAAGTCGGACAATTCGGCATCCGGAGGCAGCGGAGGCGATTCCGGCCAGGAAATTTCAGTTTGGGCCTGGGATCCAAACTTCAATATTGCAGCCATGAAGCTTGCGGTTGAAGCGTATGCCAAAACCGACCCTGACCAAAAAATCAATGTCATCGAATACGCGCAGGACGATATTATTCAGAAGCTGAACACCGGCCTTAACTCCGGTACGACTAACGGGCTTCCGAACATTGTGCTGATTGAGGATTACCGTGCGCAGAGCTTTTTGAAAGCGTATCCTGACGCCTTCTATGATCTGTCCAGCGTGATTAAGCCGGGGGATTTCGCCGATTACAAAATCGCCTCCAGCAGTCTGGACGGCAAACAATACGGCGTTCCGTTCGACTCCGGCGTAGCGGGCCTGTATGTCCGCACAGATTATCTGCAGGAGGCCGGATACAAGGCGGCTGATTTGACGAATATCGACTGGGACCGCTATATCGAGATCGCCAAGGACGTCAAAGCAAAAACCGGGCATGACATGCTGACTCAGGACCCGAACGACCTCGGGCTAATCCGGATGATGATCCAGTCCGCCGGCTCCTGGTACACGAAGGAAGACGGCAGCACGCCGGATTTGAAAGACAATGCGGCTTTGAAGGACGCCTTCCAAACCTATAAGGCTTTGATGGAATCCGATACCGTCAAGATTACTTCGGACTGGAGCCAATTCCTGGCCGGCTTCAACAGCGGCGATGTGGCCTCCGTTCCGACAGGCAACTGGATTACGCCATCCGTGAAGGCGGAGGCTTCCCAATCCGGTAAATGGGCAATTGTACCGATGCCTAAGCTGAAGAATACTTCAAGCTCTGTCAACGCAACGAACATCGGCGGCAGCTCCTGGTATGTGTTAAATATTCCAGGCAAGGAGAAAGCGGCGGAATTTCTACAGAAGACGATGGGCTCTGATGTAGCGCTTTACCAAGACATGCTTAAAAATGTAGGCGTCATCGGAACTCTTAAAGCAGCCGGCGAAGGCGAAGCCTACAAGGAAAGCGACGATTTCTTCGGCGGTCAGAAGACGGTTGAGGACTTCAACAAATGGACGCAGCAAATTCCGAGAGTCAACTACGGCATGAACACGTATGCCATCGAAGATATTCTGGTCAGCGAAATGCAGAATTACCTGAACGGCCAGGATCTGGATAAAGTGCTTGCCGATGCGCAGGCCCAGGCTGAAAGCCAGCTGCACTAA
- a CDS encoding cache domain-containing sensor histidine kinase, with product MKRTWMRFSQQTLFGKIFIVMVVSTITVALVTSLIMVQVAQNLFMNTFSITNSKVITQIKNSFEDFNYGIVTVSNEVAQSFTVKTFLTEGDQDSLTNAQSVYRMTEQMKHIQSSLDLKEVAVAVLGINGRSYFNNRAYWTGTTEELRDSVLYEETIQHPEKLSYRYFRGSEETDGQPLIIASKALRTPSTKEIYGVLFMMIREPDFRQFYANFTSAGNDVVILDQKGQIVSSNLEDRIGERSEELLRSAAAIEERGLAYTTVNSRGVNDIVLADNLPTYDFYIVNLIDKKMALAKLFPVKQIVVTGAAIVAASLLILFIIIRQVTRSLRLLVRQMSSVTKRNFHNYITIGGSYETKELGAAFNYMLDELNDYISQLVKTQKEQRNAELAALQRQINPHFLYNTLASVNILVQRGNKEKATETIHALISLLQNTISNVSETITVEEELVNLKHYVFINQVRYGTGIQVDFFIAPDCMKAKLPKLILQPFVENAFFHGFKDRNTGYIYVMISREDHALLCEVIDNGDGMDLEPGSNKLPNSRNKRQMFNGIGVRNVHERILLLYGENYGVSIESKPGEGTRIRLRIPWEVQDETLSG from the coding sequence ATGAAACGGACATGGATGCGTTTCTCCCAGCAGACCCTGTTTGGGAAAATTTTTATCGTGATGGTCGTCAGTACCATTACCGTCGCACTTGTCACTTCTTTAATCATGGTGCAGGTGGCGCAGAATTTGTTCATGAACACGTTCAGCATTACCAACTCCAAGGTGATTACCCAGATCAAGAACAGCTTCGAAGATTTCAACTATGGCATCGTTACTGTCTCTAATGAAGTAGCGCAGAGCTTTACCGTCAAGACCTTCCTGACGGAAGGGGACCAGGACTCGTTAACCAATGCACAGTCCGTGTACCGGATGACCGAGCAGATGAAGCATATCCAGAGCAGCCTGGATCTGAAGGAAGTCGCCGTTGCCGTGCTTGGCATAAACGGCAGAAGTTATTTTAACAACCGCGCTTATTGGACAGGCACAACCGAAGAATTAAGAGACAGCGTGCTGTACGAGGAGACGATCCAACATCCGGAGAAGCTGTCCTACCGTTATTTCAGAGGCAGCGAGGAGACGGACGGCCAACCGCTGATTATTGCCTCCAAGGCACTCCGAACACCGTCTACCAAAGAGATTTACGGGGTTCTGTTTATGATGATCCGTGAGCCGGACTTCCGCCAGTTCTATGCGAATTTCACAAGCGCCGGCAATGACGTTGTCATTCTGGACCAGAAGGGTCAGATCGTCTCCAGCAATCTGGAAGACCGGATCGGGGAACGGTCGGAAGAGCTGCTCCGAAGCGCGGCGGCCATAGAGGAGCGGGGCCTCGCCTATACAACAGTGAACAGCAGAGGAGTTAACGATATCGTACTGGCGGATAACCTGCCTACTTATGATTTCTATATCGTTAACTTGATCGACAAGAAGATGGCGCTGGCGAAGCTGTTTCCCGTCAAACAAATCGTTGTAACCGGAGCGGCTATTGTTGCAGCTTCCCTGCTGATTCTGTTTATCATCATCCGCCAGGTCACCCGTTCGCTGCGGCTCCTGGTCAGACAGATGTCCAGCGTGACCAAACGGAATTTTCATAACTACATTACGATAGGCGGAAGCTACGAAACCAAGGAGCTGGGCGCGGCCTTCAACTATATGCTTGATGAATTAAACGATTATATCAGCCAGCTCGTCAAGACGCAGAAGGAGCAACGCAATGCGGAGCTTGCGGCTTTACAGCGGCAGATCAACCCGCATTTCCTCTATAATACGCTGGCTTCAGTCAATATTCTGGTGCAGCGCGGCAATAAAGAGAAAGCGACAGAGACGATCCATGCGCTGATCTCCCTGCTTCAGAACACGATCAGCAACGTATCCGAGACGATTACGGTGGAAGAGGAGCTGGTGAACCTGAAGCATTACGTCTTCATAAACCAGGTCCGTTACGGGACCGGCATTCAGGTGGATTTTTTTATTGCGCCGGATTGCATGAAAGCCAAGCTGCCGAAGCTGATCCTTCAGCCGTTTGTGGAGAACGCCTTCTTCCACGGCTTTAAGGACCGGAATACCGGCTATATCTATGTCATGATTTCGAGGGAAGACCATGCGCTGCTGTGTGAAGTGATTGATAACGGGGACGGCATGGATCTGGAACCGGGCTCTAACAAGCTGCCTAATTCCAGGAACAAACGGCAGATGTTCAACGGAATAGGCGTAAGGAATGTACATGAACGGATTCTGCTGCTGTACGGTGAGAATTACGGCGTTTCCATCGAAAGCAAGCCGGGAGAAGGAACCCGCATAAGACTTAGAATCCCTTGGGAGGTTCAGGACGAAACGTTGAGCGGCTAA
- a CDS encoding glycoside hydrolase family 2 TIM barrel-domain containing protein, whose translation MSEQQAQLSWLSDPAVYKVNRIDAHSDHRYYRKMEEAEAGAAMTLRHSLNGTWKFNYAVNAASRPELFYRSDFSTEGWSDIQVPGHIQLQGFGSPQYVNTMYPWDGLDGVRPPQIPQEQNPVGSYVRTFELPDGFKRQPVYISFQGVESAFYVWLNGQFVGYSEDSFTPSEFELTPYLQEGSNKLAVEVYQRSTGSWLEDQDFWRFSGIFREVYLYTIPELHVQDLGVRTELDDAYTEGTLHAELRLKAAASASGSGASARLELKDAEGAVLLTETAAFADGQLAVKLPAGKVQLWSAERPYLYKLCISVLNEAGETVEAIVQKVGFRRFEMKDKIMTLNGKRIVFKGVNRHEFNCRRGRSITREDMLWDIKVMKQNNINAVRTSHYPNQTLWYELCDEYGLYVIDEMNLESHGSWQKLGAVEPSWNIPGNRPEWQDIVMDRAVSMLERDKNHPSILIWSCGNESYAGEVILNVSNYFRAKDPGRLVHYEGVFHNRDYDATSDMESRMYAKPADIEAYLNSNPSKPYISCEYMHAMGNSIGGMHKYTELEQKYEMYQGGFIWDYIDQALVKKNRCGQEFLAYGGDFGDRPTDYSFCGNGVVFADRTLTPKMQEVKFLYQNIKLLPSPDGIRVVNEQLFENTDAYVLRWSLQCEGREVAGGQQEIQVEPGQEDTVKPDWGGQLERLVPGEYCMQASLHLKEAAPWAEAGFEISFGQLIFTAEHTGEAGAVPAPEREARSKGGTDRKNAPVQVVEGDVNIGVSGDGFTALFSKGAGSLVSLRYQGREMIETPPAPLFWRATTDNDKGAALGYQAGVWHAASLARRCLSVMLSREDSSSATVTFEYGFSIHPDLRFTTAYTVFGDGSIRVKASYQGAEGLPDLPMVAWSFKMNADYSQTEWFAQGPEENYADRSFGARLGWFRRTAAELVTPYLVPQESGNRTGVRLLRVTDEEGCGLQVKAAPSAPFEARVSPYTAFELEQAAHAYELPPVHYTVVTIAGRQMGVGGDDSWGAPVHPEYRIPSDQKLEFEFTLEFHRHD comes from the coding sequence ATGTCAGAACAACAAGCCCAGCTTAGCTGGCTAAGCGACCCGGCTGTCTACAAGGTCAACCGCATTGACGCCCATTCGGATCACCGTTATTACCGGAAGATGGAGGAGGCCGAGGCTGGTGCGGCTATGACCCTGCGCCACAGCCTGAACGGCACCTGGAAGTTTAACTATGCGGTGAATGCGGCATCGAGGCCCGAGCTGTTCTACCGCAGCGATTTCAGCACGGAAGGCTGGAGCGATATTCAGGTTCCGGGCCATATTCAGCTGCAGGGCTTCGGCAGCCCGCAATACGTGAACACGATGTATCCCTGGGACGGACTGGACGGTGTAAGGCCGCCGCAAATTCCGCAGGAGCAGAATCCGGTTGGCAGCTACGTGAGAACGTTTGAGCTGCCGGACGGGTTTAAGCGGCAGCCGGTGTATATTTCTTTTCAAGGTGTGGAATCCGCCTTCTATGTATGGCTCAACGGCCAGTTCGTCGGCTACAGCGAAGACAGCTTTACCCCTTCCGAATTTGAGCTGACGCCTTATCTGCAGGAAGGAAGCAACAAGCTGGCCGTGGAGGTGTACCAGCGCAGCACCGGGAGCTGGCTCGAGGACCAGGATTTCTGGCGATTCTCCGGCATTTTCCGGGAGGTCTATCTTTACACGATTCCGGAGCTTCATGTGCAGGATTTAGGGGTGCGGACCGAGCTGGATGACGCTTATACAGAGGGAACTTTGCATGCCGAGTTGAGATTGAAGGCGGCCGCATCCGCTTCCGGAAGCGGTGCTTCGGCCCGACTTGAGCTTAAGGATGCGGAAGGGGCGGTCCTGCTGACAGAAACTGCGGCTTTTGCAGATGGTCAGCTTGCAGTAAAGCTTCCTGCCGGCAAGGTCCAGCTATGGAGCGCCGAACGCCCCTATTTGTATAAGCTGTGCATCTCCGTGTTGAATGAAGCCGGTGAGACGGTGGAAGCGATTGTACAGAAGGTAGGCTTCCGGCGGTTCGAAATGAAGGATAAGATCATGACCCTGAACGGCAAGAGGATCGTCTTCAAGGGCGTGAACCGTCATGAGTTCAACTGCCGCCGCGGTCGGAGCATTACCCGGGAGGATATGCTCTGGGACATCAAGGTCATGAAACAGAACAACATCAACGCCGTGCGCACTTCGCATTATCCGAACCAGACGCTCTGGTATGAGCTATGCGACGAATATGGACTGTATGTGATCGACGAAATGAATCTGGAAAGCCATGGCTCTTGGCAGAAGCTGGGGGCCGTCGAGCCTTCCTGGAACATTCCCGGCAACCGGCCGGAGTGGCAGGACATCGTGATGGACCGCGCTGTTTCGATGCTGGAACGGGATAAGAACCATCCGTCCATCCTGATCTGGTCCTGCGGCAACGAATCTTATGCCGGAGAGGTTATTTTGAATGTATCAAATTATTTCCGCGCCAAGGATCCGGGACGTCTTGTCCACTACGAAGGCGTGTTCCATAACCGCGATTATGACGCGACCAGCGACATGGAGAGCCGGATGTATGCCAAACCTGCCGACATTGAAGCTTATTTGAACAGCAACCCGTCCAAGCCGTACATCAGCTGCGAATATATGCATGCTATGGGCAATTCCATAGGAGGGATGCATAAATATACGGAGCTGGAGCAGAAATATGAAATGTATCAGGGCGGTTTTATCTGGGATTACATCGACCAGGCTCTGGTAAAAAAGAACCGCTGCGGACAGGAGTTTCTCGCTTATGGCGGCGATTTCGGGGACCGTCCTACGGATTATAGCTTCTGCGGCAACGGCGTTGTCTTTGCCGACCGGACCTTGACCCCGAAGATGCAGGAGGTCAAATTCCTGTATCAGAATATCAAGCTGCTGCCGTCTCCGGACGGCATCCGGGTTGTGAATGAGCAGCTGTTTGAAAATACGGACGCTTACGTGCTGCGCTGGAGCTTGCAATGTGAAGGCCGCGAGGTTGCTGGCGGGCAGCAGGAGATTCAAGTCGAGCCGGGGCAGGAGGATACGGTGAAGCCGGATTGGGGCGGTCAGCTTGAACGGCTGGTCCCTGGCGAATATTGCATGCAGGCTTCGCTTCATTTAAAGGAAGCGGCGCCGTGGGCGGAAGCCGGATTTGAGATCAGCTTTGGCCAGCTGATCTTCACCGCAGAGCATACGGGGGAAGCGGGAGCCGTTCCGGCACCTGAAAGGGAAGCCCGCTCTAAAGGCGGCACTGACCGGAAGAACGCCCCTGTTCAAGTCGTCGAAGGCGACGTGAACATCGGCGTTAGCGGCGACGGGTTTACCGCTTTGTTCTCCAAAGGCGCGGGCTCGCTGGTGTCGCTCCGATATCAGGGGCGGGAGATGATCGAAACGCCGCCGGCTCCGCTGTTCTGGCGGGCCACAACGGACAATGACAAAGGAGCGGCACTAGGGTACCAGGCTGGAGTCTGGCATGCGGCCAGCCTGGCCCGCCGGTGCTTGTCCGTAATGCTGTCCCGTGAGGACAGCAGCAGCGCTACCGTAACGTTTGAATACGGATTCAGTATTCATCCGGACCTCCGCTTCACTACGGCCTATACCGTATTCGGCGATGGAAGCATCCGCGTGAAGGCCTCTTATCAAGGCGCCGAAGGGCTGCCGGACCTGCCGATGGTGGCCTGGTCGTTCAAAATGAATGCCGACTACAGTCAAACGGAATGGTTCGCCCAGGGCCCGGAAGAGAACTACGCGGACCGCAGCTTCGGGGCGCGGCTGGGCTGGTTCCGCCGGACGGCTGCTGAACTTGTGACGCCTTACCTGGTGCCGCAGGAATCAGGCAATCGTACGGGCGTCCGCCTCCTTCGAGTAACGGATGAAGAGGGCTGCGGTTTGCAGGTGAAGGCCGCTCCTTCCGCTCCTTTTGAAGCTAGGGTGTCGCCTTACACCGCTTTTGAACTGGAGCAGGCTGCCCACGCTTACGAGCTTCCGCCTGTTCATTATACGGTGGTTACGATAGCCGGGCGGCAAATGGGCGTCGGCGGCGACGACAGCTGGGGAGCGCCTGTACATCCGGAATACCGGATTCCTTCCGATCAGAAGCTGGAGTTTGAATTCACGCTTGAATTTCACAGGCATGATTGA